TTCCAAAATCCCCTCTGGTTTGTCTTCTTGTCTCTCACAGGGTTTCCTGGTGGCTGTGCTCTATTGCTTTGCTAATAAAGAGGTAGGTTTCCCTTTCCAGTTGTCTGGCTTGGATGAAAAGCTCTTTGCAACActccttcatttttgccatattaTTTGCCATaacattttttgcttttcagGTGAAATCAGAGATTCACAAGAAATGGCGGCTTTGGCAGGCAGACAGGAAAGCTCTCGTCTGCCCACGATGACTGCAGTCCCAATCCAAGCTGCCGAGTCCAAGTACAACGCCGCAGTAAAGCAGGGTTCTCCAATGTCTGTGGCGCAGCACGGGGATGGTCtatattgtatgtagtgcctgacACCAGAGGGACGCACAGGAGGAGCAGGGTTGCAATAAAAATGGAACTTGAACcagtttgtcttttgttttttttgtttattttattgtgaGGATAAAAATAGGTCTTTAAAATCTGCCACCTGCAGAGTATTAAATTCACTAATCCCATTTCTCATAAAAGCTTTAACCAATGTCAcgtggttcccctttaaaagccaCAGGTACTTATTGCTTTAAATCATTAATCCCCTCTCCCTATGGGGAACCTGCATGTATAATCCTAATCTATGTCTTATTAAAAACCCTGCTCTCTCGTTGCTGATGGAAAGCATCTTAGAATATCGCTGAATCTGCAGATCTGTCTCCCAGTCCTCTGTGCCCTGTAATATCCTGAAGAGGGCGCTGTAAGCGAGAGGCGCCGCCACTGTGATCAACACGCTCCGACATCTTCGGGGTGGAAAAACTTCACCCGCCGTCTTAAGAACAATAGAGATGTGACTGAAAGATAAAGGGATCACAGTGAGCCTCAAACTGTCTGGAGTCCATAGGAGACTGGTACTTTGGAATGAGATGGGTTACAACCCTACCTTACGGATCATGGATCCGGCCATTTATGTCTCCCCTTGTCTGGCATTCGCAGCTTCTCCAGGTTTTCCTGTACTGCTCTTGTTGATTTCCCTGCAGATAAGGATTAAATGTGACATAAACCCAGAGAATGACAATTTCCTGAGCACTTCTGCAActttacatttgttttaataacgataacaacaacaacagcagtttttacactgctaatatcataaaAGTGCAACCAGTgcgccacctgctgttctgtCCGGGTGTGGAACAGGCAGAATAGACTGCATGGAGCAGCTCTTGAAGGTTTCATACCCAGTTCTATTGCTTTCTATGACAGGAGAGACAGAACTAAAGAGGATGTAGTAAGTTAAAAAGCATGTATCGGAGGCAAAATTGTTTCCACCGCCATGGTATGTACTACTatctcctaaatagaaaattgccattttgagtAATAAGGCCGCCTTcttggatcataggattcacagtgcacacaaacaagccaaggcacacatacatgctaggccccatcagccaattaatgggcagagttctgccttttacttccacactacttcctgttacagttacatttatttcctgtcatgtgatctctgagggagcacacagcccatcactaaatggtgcctcagggaaaaagatgtaaaagggcaatatttacagatatatatatccAGTTTGGCTTTAAGATGGCCAAATACAATCCAATAAAAACTGGTGACAGACAAAACTGGCAGCTTAGCGGCCCGTGTATAGGGCCCTACAACAAGCCAacaatatctggcagaaaattggCGAGATGTTTACCAGGCAGGtctgattttcctgttggatggAAGACAGGATCTGCGAGTTTATATGGTCCTTGATCTGATGGCTTGCATAGTGGCAATTATGAGCCAATCTTTTGGCCTTCagtccaaatgatcagatcagcccaatatgtCCCCatcctaaggtggccatataagGGAAAAATCCGCTTGTATGGTCTTTATTGTCACAGTTTACTGATTATGAGAATGTGTGGGATGTCACGTGCACACTGAGCAAGCCCCTGCCTCTGGGAGGAAAAAAAATTCCCCtggtaggtgccctttaagcttATGTATCTCTGTCCTGCCCTTGCCCAGTCTAAACACCAGAGGGTGCTAAAAAATGCTAATAGCATGAACAATTTAAGTAAACTTAAGAGTACTATTAAAGCAATTTTACATCAAAATATGTGAGTGGGTTATATGTCCCCTGTAAATATGCATGAACGGTCCGTTTCTATCATTTTAAGGCAATGGTATCTTACCTAATGTTGCAGCAATTTCTTCCAATGATGTGGAAAGTTCTACCATTGACATGGACTTCACAGAAGCCGTACTGATCCCTTCAAGGCCTGAACCAAAGCATAAGtgactgatatatactgtatatataaaataggaCAGACGGCCTTCACGCACATATATTTACAGACTCTGCACATATTGTATAGGCATAGGTCTAACATACATGCCTTGTGGCAGGCAGCTAGTTCTACACAGATGGCTGCTTGGCAATTACCTATTCTTATACACAGGCCCTGTGGCAGACTAGTGCCAAACATACAAATGTATGCAAACCTTGCGGCACTCAAAGGCTAATTATGAGGTATGAGCAGGCATTTAATGATGagttaaatataataattaacaAGGGGATGCATGTGAGGAACATCCTATTTCACATTCTGTGGGGGTATTTATATGGTTATGCTGCTTGCTGTTTTCTGCACTATATGATATCCTACTACAGATATATGAAAGTGAAAGTTCCTTACCTGCAGTTCTGCCAGGAGGACCCCTTGTTCTTGGAGCAGTAACTTTGCCCAGTCGGTGGGAGAGCTCCTGCTGGCAGCTCCTAACAAGTACACACAGCAATACAGTGTGATTAATATGTAACAGATATGAAATATGGAGAAAGTTACCAGCGTGGCATCAAGTGCCAAGAGGGAAAAGGATACCTGAGCTGTGTGATGGCACGCTGGGCATCATTGGCATGGGTACCCGTGGTCTCCAGTTGGCATCGGAAGGTTCTCCATTGAGATTCTTGCTCCATAAGGCAACTTTCAGCCACGGTACGCAGCTCCCGCTCCTGGGCTACCTGTGCCTTTAGCAATTCTGTCTCCTCACACTTCTGTCAATGGCAGATAAAAACATGCAACATAGACTACATCTGTGCATATTGGCTCTCCTGGGTCAGAGCAGAAGACTGCAGTATGTGCTACACTAATACTCCAATACACAAACTCTAACCTTATGCAGCTGTATGGCTAATTCCTGCATCTCTGCCTCCAGCCGGTCGGCGTAGGCCTGCTCCAGGGCATCCCCAGGTGGGCGAGCAGAGCTGTGCCAGCGAGCTATGGCTGAAGTCATCTTCCTCTTGGGACCAAACAGGCTGCGGAGCAGGAGtggaaaagaaataataaaacggTCTGTAGAAGTGGTTGGGATAAAACCCTCTTCCACCTTTGGTTACTAATATTGGTACTTACCTGATGCCAACTTCACGTAGGTCTGTCTCTGTAAGAGTAAGGAAGATTCGCAAATTCACATCTTGCTCTTCAAAGACAGGCAAGTACTTTAAGCAGCCAATCTGCTCCAGCATCTCCGCTAggtcctgatgggaggggaataGTTACACATTCATGGTGCAGAGTAACAATAGGTACaatgtttgctactggtctagcaactcatagcaaccaatcagctggaatCAATTACTGGCCAGCTGTTTGAAaccaaatatctaattggttcACACAACTGCGTTAGTGTAATGGCACAGCCAGATTTcaaatgctttaaaggagaaggaaaggctaagtcacttgggggtgccaaaatgttaggcacccccaagtgacttagatcgcttaccttgtaccctgggctggtgcccctgttaggagaaaaaagcaccagcccggggtacctgtaggaagcgcttcctccttcctttttcttctgccggcgattaaagtcacttgggggtgcctaacattttggcacccccaagtgactttaagcaTCACTTTTTTTTCAGTAGCCCAAAAACACAGCTTCAAATGGCCCAAAACCAACCGCACATTTGCAATTAGCTTGTCATACAAAAATCACATGGAAAAAGCTGGGCTTGTAATTTACATGCAAACCAATGGGGCACTTTTGGGTAATCTGGCACTGTGGTTTTGAGCTCAAAAAGTGCACAAAATCTTTCTACGGGCCACTGCCTGACAAGAAAGCACATACAAACAGTAAtgtaaataaagtcttttttgaATCAGGGTGCTGCTCTCTTTACCTTAGGCCCTGTATAGGCCGGCGCTTCCAGGTTCAGCAGAGAATTGGAAAACCTACAGTCTGAACCCCCTGGAAAAGTTTGGGTATCTCCATTGCGCTGTTTCCCCTTGGCCAATGGTTTGGATGGTTTTCGGCTTGTGGTTTCTGCAGAGTCAGAATCCTGAAACAAGGGATTAAGGGGAAATGAATCTACGCAACAAGCAGAGCAGCACAAAAAGAACCATGGGAAATGGAATATCAGCAGTGTCCAATGTATTCTGCAAAGTATATTATCTGATTAACCCCATGTTTGCAAACGAAACAAGCAGCCTGAGACACTTAAACCCCACCATACTGGTTATCAAATGACTGGCATAGAGTCAGCCCTTTTTATGCTGCTAGAATTAGATCTACATGGATGAAAGGAAGTCTGTAGTCTGAGCAAAGCCTGGCACGATCATTGCCCTCCTTTAATGCCCTGTTGTAGAATAAAACTTTGTGCATTATGATTACTTGCATACCTCATTACTCTCCAGGGAAGCTTCACTGCTCACATCTGGATTGGGACATGGGCCCTCGCTACTGCTGCTCTGCAGTCTACCAGAGTCGTCTTCATCtgaaaaaaacaagaattttAATCATCATACAGAATAACATGTGGGTTGAATTATCATTAACTATTTACCTTAAAGGGCTGCCATACCCTTAGATTTTCCAGCACAATTATTGTTCATAAAGGAAAACATTTCTCTCTGTAACGGATATGACTAAACTTAGGAGGTCCCTCCTGCTGATGCTAAGTCTGAGTTTGTGGACAGTCAGTCAGAGAACAAAGGAGGCCTATGCAAAATTGAACCTGTGAGTCTAGTACAGACTAGGGAAAACAAAGCAAGATAAATATATAGCAGGCTTTTAAATTACATTATATGTGTTATAGTGTATTAGTGCAAAACCCCTGGTAACATAGTGAAAGCCATACCTCTGCTGCTGCCATTGCTCTCCACATCATGCTCATTGATAGGAGAAGTGACATCTCTGTAACACAAGTCTTCATCGCCGGCAGCATCCTGGCCACTAAATGTCACATACCCTTTAGGTGGGACATTGCCTGGGCGAGAAAAATATTGCAGGTATGTGAATCATGGAGGTGCTCAGTATTATGTTCTGAACTCCAGCTACGTCGGATCAAATGTAACATGTAATCAACCTTCATGGAGGTGACCTGCTTTCCCTGCGCTGGAAAAGATCCAGTTCCACAGCAAAGATAAATTTAGAATATCCGGCAGTAGGTGGTCTTAATCCCCTGTCATCTAAAATTTAAGAAGACCACAAGCTaatacacagtgtcggactggggtgccacaGGCCCACCACAAACCCttaggccccccccccctctttctctgttcactcactatcttaagtctcttaatta
The genomic region above belongs to Xenopus tropicalis strain Nigerian chromosome 9, UCB_Xtro_10.0, whole genome shotgun sequence and contains:
- the anks3 gene encoding ankyrin repeat and SAM domain-containing protein 3; amino-acid sequence: MAELSDEASETEMLSRSLSIWYGEPHDDEELPLDLHTAASIGQYEVVQHCMRRRGVDLNQQNLGGWTPLMYASYIGHDAVVSLLLEAGVDVNCRTPSGQTPLILAASCGNESVAYFLLQQGAELEARDSRGWTALFHCTSAGHQRMLRFLLENGANGDVREPLYGFTPLMEAAASGHEIIVQHLLNHGVKVAETDRNGDTARMLAARFGHSRIVSLLDSHRPRGSRTHSRGSAVRHEDLSSSDESTSAPQRSRPQRKPKGPSIHDGPQALAKMTGGGGGNVPPKGYVTFSGQDAAGDEDLCYRDVTSPINEHDVESNGSSRDEDDSGRLQSSSSEGPCPNPDVSSEASLESNEDSDSAETTSRKPSKPLAKGKQRNGDTQTFPGGSDCRFSNSLLNLEAPAYTGPKDLAEMLEQIGCLKYLPVFEEQDVNLRIFLTLTETDLREVGISLFGPKRKMTSAIARWHSSARPPGDALEQAYADRLEAEMQELAIQLHKKCEETELLKAQVAQERELRTVAESCLMEQESQWRTFRCQLETTGTHANDAQRAITQLRSCQQELSHRLGKVTAPRTRGPPGRTAGLEGISTASVKSMSMVELSTSLEEIAATLGKSTRAVQENLEKLRMPDKGRHKWPDP